One segment of Engraulis encrasicolus isolate BLACKSEA-1 chromosome 7, IST_EnEncr_1.0, whole genome shotgun sequence DNA contains the following:
- the zgc:172339 gene encoding endonuclease domain-containing 1 protein, which yields MGAQAILSACCCLAILLAAMARADVQEDFSPECREFLFMGTPPRGLEGKTLKKICQRYNGHARYVTLYDVENHIPVYSAYTFKRNDGSKQVDTPWMYEPQLSTTVSDRDMQPFPIESTIHSSFEDAQAVLDDYSNTPRYERGQLNPDDHQNFLDDKAATYTLTNVVPQSRVFRIGAWKKHEQTLRRRLNNYCRGTAYVVTGVTLSGGMIHRHNMYRVAVPSYLWTAYCCVDYDHNAPFEVRAKFPVHAAHGLNEDSGEVVELSVKQLEEFLRHNTYVDNAFQIFYDSCVPNNPKTIGS from the exons ATGGGAGCCCAAGCCATCCTTTCAGCCTGCTGCTGCCTGGCTATCCTCCTCGCTGCGATGGCTCGGGCAGACGTGCAAGAGGACTTCTCTCCTGAATGTCGGGAGTTTTTGTTCATGGGCACGCCGCCAAGGGGTCTTGAggggaagacgctgaagaagatCTGCCAGCGCTACAACGGCCACGCGCGCTACGTCACCCTGTACGACGTGGAGAACCACATCCCCGTCTACTCGGCCTACACCTTCAAGCGCAACGACGGCTCCAAACAGGTGGACACGCCCTGGATGTACGAGCCTCAG CTGTCTACCACAGTGTCCGACCGGGACATGCAGCCGTTCCCCATCGAGAGCACCATCCACAGCAGCTTCGAGGACGCCCAGGCCGTCTTGGACGACTACTCCAACACGCCGCGCTACGAGCGCGGCCAGCTCAACCCCGACGACCACCAGAACTTCCTGGACGACAAGGCGGCCACCTACACGCTCACCAACGTGGTGCCGCAGTCACGGGTCTTCAGGATCGGCGCCTGGAAGAAGCATGAGCAG ACGCTGCGCCGCCGCCTCAACAACTACTGCCGCGGCACGGCCTACGTGGTCACCGGCGTCACGCTGTCCGGCGGCATGATCCACCGGCACAACATGTACCGCGTGGCCGTGCCCAGCTACCTGTGGACCGCCTACTGCTGCGTGGACTACGACCACAACGCGCCCTTCGAGGTGCGCGCCAAGTTCCCGGTGCACGCGGCGCACGGCCTGAACGAGGACAGCGGAGAGGTGGTGGAGCTGTCCGTCAAGCAGCTGGAGGAGTTCCTGCGCCACAACACCTACGTGGACAACGCCTTCCAGATATTCTATGACAGCTGCGTGCCCAATAACCCCAAGACCATTGGCTCTTAA